One Ochotona princeps isolate mOchPri1 chromosome 29, mOchPri1.hap1, whole genome shotgun sequence genomic region harbors:
- the C29H12orf43 gene encoding protein CUSTOS isoform X3: MWCLVGPPVGPGLLHVPPIGGFHLLVLGAGWGGVGFTSQGWQHPWPLQVLAALTPLVTRTRNVSGSYQVYLLASFEPLCEVRARSRTARPPAVLYASLSSPPSSITIAKVVREPRKTTVQREAPEDDGFRLFFTSIPGDTGKAAEPQPRRKRQPSSSSEDSDEEWQRCQEAAVSASDILQESAIHSPVQQEEEEEEARKKKKKKKLKKKAQKVADVDSAVTTATTGAMVQKQEEGLGKANGAHAALGTKKKRKKKARKAHEAAPLSPAASPEATPAH; encoded by the exons ATGTGGTGCCTGGTTGGCCCTCCTGTTGGACCAGGGCTTCTCCATGTTCCTCCCATTGGcggtttccacctgctggttcttggTGCTGGCTGGGGAGGTGTTGGTTTCACATCTCAGGGCTGGCAgcacccctggcctctgcagGTGTTAGCGGCGCTCACACCACTGGTTACAAGGACCAGGAATGTTTCTGGAAGTTACCAGGTGTACCTTCTGGCCAGCTTTGAACCACTGTGTGAGGTCAGAGCACGGTCCCGGACAGCCCGGCCTCCTGCTGTGCTATACgccagcctctcctctcctcctagCTCCATTACCATCGCCAAGGTCGTGAGGGAACCGAGAAAAACCACAGTGCAGAGAGAGGCCCCGGAGGACGACG GCTTCCGCCTCTTCTTCACATCCATCCCCGGAGACACTGGAAAGGCAGCTGAACCCCAACCCCGCCGGAAACGACAGCCCTCAAGCTCCAG CGAGGACAGTGACGAGGAATGGCAACGGTGCCAGGAGGCCGCCGTGTCCGCCTCTGACATCCTGCAGGAGTCAGCCATCCACAGCCCCgtccagcaggaggaggaggaggaggaagccaggaagaaaaagaagaagaaaaagttgaAAAAGAAAGCCCAGAAGGTGGCTGATGTTGACTCAGCTGTGACCACTGCTACCACCGGGGCCATGGTCCAGAAGCAGGAAGAGGGACTGGGCAAGGCCAACGGGGCCCATGCAGCCTTGGGCaccaagaagaaaaggaaaaaaaaggcgaGGAAGGCCCATGAGGCTGCCCCCCTGTCACCAGCAGCAAGCCCAGAGGCCACGCCAGCACACTGA
- the C29H12orf43 gene encoding protein CUSTOS isoform X1 produces the protein MWCLVGPPVGPGLLHVPPIGGFHLLVLGAGWGGVGFTSQGWQHPWPLQVLAALTPLVTRTRNVSGSYQVYLLASFEPLCEVRARSRTARPPAVLYASLSSPPSSITIAKVVREPRKTTVQREAPEDDGFRLFFTSIPGDTGKAAEPQPRRKRQPSSSSSSEDSDEEWQRCQEAAVSASDILQESAIHSPVQQEEEEEEARKKKKKKKLKKKAQKVADVDSAVTTATTGAMVQKQEEGLGKANGAHAALGTKKKRKKKARKAHEAAPLSPAASPEATPAH, from the exons ATGTGGTGCCTGGTTGGCCCTCCTGTTGGACCAGGGCTTCTCCATGTTCCTCCCATTGGcggtttccacctgctggttcttggTGCTGGCTGGGGAGGTGTTGGTTTCACATCTCAGGGCTGGCAgcacccctggcctctgcagGTGTTAGCGGCGCTCACACCACTGGTTACAAGGACCAGGAATGTTTCTGGAAGTTACCAGGTGTACCTTCTGGCCAGCTTTGAACCACTGTGTGAGGTCAGAGCACGGTCCCGGACAGCCCGGCCTCCTGCTGTGCTATACgccagcctctcctctcctcctagCTCCATTACCATCGCCAAGGTCGTGAGGGAACCGAGAAAAACCACAGTGCAGAGAGAGGCCCCGGAGGACGACG GCTTCCGCCTCTTCTTCACATCCATCCCCGGAGACACTGGAAAGGCAGCTGAACCCCAACCCCGCCGGAAACGACAGCCCTCAAGCTCCAG CAGCAGCGAGGACAGTGACGAGGAATGGCAACGGTGCCAGGAGGCCGCCGTGTCCGCCTCTGACATCCTGCAGGAGTCAGCCATCCACAGCCCCgtccagcaggaggaggaggaggaggaagccaggaagaaaaagaagaagaaaaagttgaAAAAGAAAGCCCAGAAGGTGGCTGATGTTGACTCAGCTGTGACCACTGCTACCACCGGGGCCATGGTCCAGAAGCAGGAAGAGGGACTGGGCAAGGCCAACGGGGCCCATGCAGCCTTGGGCaccaagaagaaaaggaaaaaaaaggcgaGGAAGGCCCATGAGGCTGCCCCCCTGTCACCAGCAGCAAGCCCAGAGGCCACGCCAGCACACTGA
- the C29H12orf43 gene encoding protein CUSTOS isoform X2 codes for MWCLVGPPVGPGLLHVPPIGGFHLLVLGAGWGGVGFTSQGWQHPWPLQVLAALTPLVTRTRNVSGSYQVYLLASFEPLCEVRARSRTARPPAVLYASLSSPPSSITIAKVVREPRKTTVQREAPEDDGFRLFFTSIPGDTGKAAEPQPRRKRQPSSSSSEDSDEEWQRCQEAAVSASDILQESAIHSPVQQEEEEEEARKKKKKKKLKKKAQKVADVDSAVTTATTGAMVQKQEEGLGKANGAHAALGTKKKRKKKARKAHEAAPLSPAASPEATPAH; via the exons ATGTGGTGCCTGGTTGGCCCTCCTGTTGGACCAGGGCTTCTCCATGTTCCTCCCATTGGcggtttccacctgctggttcttggTGCTGGCTGGGGAGGTGTTGGTTTCACATCTCAGGGCTGGCAgcacccctggcctctgcagGTGTTAGCGGCGCTCACACCACTGGTTACAAGGACCAGGAATGTTTCTGGAAGTTACCAGGTGTACCTTCTGGCCAGCTTTGAACCACTGTGTGAGGTCAGAGCACGGTCCCGGACAGCCCGGCCTCCTGCTGTGCTATACgccagcctctcctctcctcctagCTCCATTACCATCGCCAAGGTCGTGAGGGAACCGAGAAAAACCACAGTGCAGAGAGAGGCCCCGGAGGACGACG GCTTCCGCCTCTTCTTCACATCCATCCCCGGAGACACTGGAAAGGCAGCTGAACCCCAACCCCGCCGGAAACGACAGCCCTCAAGCTCCAG CAGCGAGGACAGTGACGAGGAATGGCAACGGTGCCAGGAGGCCGCCGTGTCCGCCTCTGACATCCTGCAGGAGTCAGCCATCCACAGCCCCgtccagcaggaggaggaggaggaggaagccaggaagaaaaagaagaagaaaaagttgaAAAAGAAAGCCCAGAAGGTGGCTGATGTTGACTCAGCTGTGACCACTGCTACCACCGGGGCCATGGTCCAGAAGCAGGAAGAGGGACTGGGCAAGGCCAACGGGGCCCATGCAGCCTTGGGCaccaagaagaaaaggaaaaaaaaggcgaGGAAGGCCCATGAGGCTGCCCCCCTGTCACCAGCAGCAAGCCCAGAGGCCACGCCAGCACACTGA